From Candidatus Manganitrophus morganii, the proteins below share one genomic window:
- a CDS encoding AsmA family protein, with protein sequence MKKIAVILGGIVLVLILILLLAPFLVDLSFVKSRYLPQVEAALGRSVDVESVRLSLWPLGVQLKKVVVRDDPQFSPEDFFRSDSVVVSFRLLPLLQKRVEVEELLIQSPALQLIQDANGKWNTSTLGGGEKSPPGGTTSPQEQRPIGILADEVIVKNGRITHVRRVKGGPPLSTSAEDFDLKLSNLQLGEIASIDLETRIEPQGKQTSLKGRVGPLTTALKPETIDLSGTVGRSDLHLQGGYQKGRLLLRANAEQVDLDELMLLLPQEGSPPQKTSPPPGPPPSSPGTTPMEVDFTVKEVQVKGMEVSNLSGRARLNRKVGALENLNGNIWGGHFTGSGRVDLSSGAFPFTTNFALQKASLGSVVKQFVPIDPGIFSGTTSIGVTLQGSGGNWGALSKTLTGKGEWEVGEGEIKNVNLLREALATLQVLDQVQLPLEPNTRFSSAKGGLQIDAGRIGLSRLSMENPLFDLLGEGEVGLDGVYRLLGEMRLAESVTQKIRSTPVGSLLPMEEEKLEVPIEIAGTPQGARLALREEALKETAAKQLRERLTERLEKEGLGGLLQR encoded by the coding sequence ATGAAGAAAATAGCGGTTATTCTGGGGGGGATTGTTCTGGTTTTGATCCTCATCCTTCTTTTGGCTCCGTTTTTGGTCGACCTCTCTTTTGTTAAATCGCGTTATTTGCCCCAAGTTGAAGCGGCATTGGGACGGTCGGTCGACGTCGAGAGCGTTCGCCTCTCGCTCTGGCCGCTTGGCGTTCAATTGAAAAAAGTCGTTGTCCGGGATGATCCTCAATTCTCCCCCGAAGATTTTTTCCGGTCCGATTCAGTCGTTGTGAGCTTCCGGCTTCTTCCGCTCTTGCAGAAAAGGGTGGAAGTGGAGGAGCTTCTTATTCAAAGCCCGGCGCTCCAACTGATCCAGGATGCGAACGGAAAATGGAACACATCGACCCTCGGCGGCGGCGAGAAATCCCCGCCGGGGGGGACAACATCCCCGCAAGAGCAACGTCCGATCGGAATTCTTGCGGATGAAGTGATCGTCAAAAACGGGCGGATCACACACGTTCGTCGTGTGAAGGGAGGGCCGCCGTTATCAACTTCCGCTGAAGACTTCGATCTTAAACTGTCCAACCTTCAGTTGGGTGAGATCGCTTCGATCGATCTGGAGACACGGATTGAACCGCAGGGGAAGCAGACAAGTTTGAAAGGACGGGTTGGACCGCTGACCACGGCGCTCAAACCGGAAACGATTGATCTTTCGGGAACCGTCGGGCGGAGCGATCTTCACCTCCAGGGGGGATACCAAAAAGGGCGCCTTCTCTTGAGGGCGAATGCGGAGCAGGTCGATCTTGACGAATTGATGCTCCTTCTGCCGCAAGAGGGGTCTCCTCCACAGAAGACCTCTCCTCCTCCGGGACCCCCTCCTTCCTCTCCGGGAACGACCCCGATGGAGGTCGATTTCACTGTGAAAGAGGTTCAGGTGAAAGGGATGGAGGTCTCGAATCTTTCGGGTCGAGCGAGGCTGAATCGAAAAGTCGGCGCGCTCGAAAATTTAAACGGCAATATCTGGGGGGGCCATTTTACGGGGAGCGGCCGGGTCGACTTATCGAGCGGCGCCTTCCCCTTCACAACAAACTTTGCGCTTCAAAAGGCCTCTCTCGGATCGGTCGTAAAGCAGTTCGTGCCGATCGATCCGGGCATTTTCAGCGGGACGACTTCGATCGGAGTGACGTTGCAAGGGAGTGGAGGAAACTGGGGAGCGCTTTCAAAGACGTTGACGGGGAAGGGGGAATGGGAAGTCGGAGAAGGGGAGATTAAGAATGTGAACCTTTTGAGAGAGGCTCTCGCCACGCTTCAGGTCCTCGATCAGGTTCAACTCCCGCTGGAGCCGAATACCCGATTTTCTTCCGCAAAAGGGGGGCTTCAGATCGACGCCGGCCGCATCGGGCTGAGCCGTCTTTCCATGGAGAATCCTCTTTTTGATCTTTTGGGAGAAGGGGAGGTCGGATTGGACGGTGTTTACCGCCTCCTCGGCGAGATGAGGCTGGCCGAGTCGGTTACACAGAAAATTCGAAGCACGCCGGTCGGGTCGCTCCTCCCGATGGAGGAGGAGAAGTTGGAGGTCCCGATCGAAATTGCAGGGACCCCTCAAGGCGCCCGCCTTGCCCTCCGTGAGGAAGCGCTGAAGGAGACGGCGGCGAAGCAGCTTCGGGAAAGACTGACAGAAAGGCTGGAAAAAGAGGGATTGGGAGGGCTACTGCAAAGATAG
- a CDS encoding PilZ domain-containing protein, whose translation MKQRKLRRYSIFVEAKIESNDFRLHVVAVNFSYKGIGVCCLTPLAVKSEVSLTFYFNDEQGKVHSESINGIIRWAKNFGHLQTGGIEFSEELSEENHFVILSHIEMAKEFEG comes from the coding sequence ATGAAACAGCGGAAGCTAAGAAGATACAGTATTTTTGTCGAAGCGAAGATCGAATCGAACGATTTCCGTCTCCATGTCGTCGCGGTCAATTTCAGCTACAAAGGGATCGGCGTCTGCTGCCTGACCCCGCTTGCCGTCAAAAGCGAAGTCTCGCTGACGTTTTACTTCAATGATGAGCAGGGTAAGGTCCACTCGGAATCGATTAATGGGATCATTCGGTGGGCCAAAAATTTCGGCCACCTTCAGACCGGGGGGATCGAGTTTTCGGAAGAGCTCTCGGAAGAGAACCATTTCGTCATCCTCTCACATATCGAAATGGCTAAGGAGTTTGAGGGGTAG
- the uvrB gene encoding excinuclease ABC subunit UvrB, translating into MNPFKLHSHFTPRGDQPNAIRALSEGVRRREPHQVLLGVTGSGKTYTLANVIEQVQKPTLVIAHNKTLAAQLYHEFKTFFPENAVEYFVSYYDYYQPEAYIPHTDTFIEKDSSINDAIDRMRHSATRSLLERNDIIIVASVSCIYGLGSPEAYHDMLVYLEEGKEIERDQVLKKLVEIQYERNDFDFYRGTFRVRGDVIEIFPASSEDRCIRVEFFGDTVDAIYEVDPLRGTIIQRLPKIAVYPGSHYVIPPDRLHVALQGIEEELHDRIKFFRDRQMLLEAQRIEQRTVFDLEMIREIGYCQGVENYSRHLSGRAPGQPPPTLLDYFPDDFLLIIDESHATVPQIGGMQEGDRARKTNLVEYGFRLPSAFDNRPLKFQEFEQFMRTVLYVSATPGPYELERAQGRIVEQVIRPTGLMDPEVVIRPAKGQVDDLLEEIRKRVDRSERVLVTTLTKRMAEDLTEYYQEIGIKVRYLHADIETMERMEIIRDLRLGKFDVLVGINLLREGLDLPEVSLVAILDADKEGYLRSHRSLIQTAGRAARHVSGEVILYADTMTKSMRMMIDETNRRRQIQAAYNIEHGITPESIRKVIPETLREAVEADYYTVPIAAEEGEMYIPEEELPRVLQSLEREMRDAAKRLEYEKAAEIRDRIKRLKEGQVIR; encoded by the coding sequence ATGAATCCATTCAAGCTTCATTCGCATTTTACGCCGAGGGGAGACCAGCCGAACGCCATCCGTGCCCTTTCTGAAGGGGTCCGTCGGAGGGAGCCGCACCAGGTCCTCCTAGGTGTCACCGGCTCAGGAAAAACATATACGCTCGCCAATGTCATCGAGCAGGTCCAGAAGCCGACGCTCGTGATCGCCCACAACAAGACCTTGGCCGCGCAGCTCTACCACGAGTTTAAGACCTTTTTCCCTGAAAACGCGGTCGAGTACTTTGTCAGCTATTATGATTATTACCAGCCCGAGGCGTATATCCCCCACACCGATACCTTCATCGAAAAGGACTCTTCCATCAATGATGCCATCGACCGGATGCGGCATTCCGCGACCCGATCCCTCCTGGAGCGGAACGATATCATTATCGTCGCGTCGGTTTCTTGCATTTACGGCCTTGGATCGCCGGAGGCCTATCATGACATGTTGGTTTATCTGGAGGAAGGGAAAGAGATCGAGCGGGATCAGGTATTGAAGAAGCTGGTCGAAATCCAGTACGAGCGGAACGACTTTGATTTTTATCGGGGGACCTTCCGGGTGCGGGGAGATGTCATCGAAATCTTTCCGGCGTCATCGGAAGACCGCTGCATCCGCGTCGAATTTTTCGGCGATACAGTCGATGCGATTTATGAAGTCGATCCCCTCCGCGGAACGATCATTCAACGCCTTCCGAAGATTGCCGTCTATCCGGGGAGCCATTACGTGATCCCGCCCGATCGGCTCCATGTCGCATTGCAAGGGATTGAGGAAGAGCTTCACGATCGGATCAAGTTTTTTCGGGACCGGCAGATGCTTCTGGAGGCGCAACGGATCGAGCAGAGAACCGTCTTCGATTTGGAGATGATCCGGGAGATCGGATACTGCCAGGGGGTTGAGAATTACTCGCGCCACCTCTCGGGCCGAGCGCCGGGGCAGCCGCCGCCGACCCTGCTCGATTATTTCCCCGACGATTTTCTCCTGATCATCGACGAGAGCCATGCGACGGTCCCGCAGATCGGCGGGATGCAGGAGGGGGACCGGGCCCGCAAGACAAACCTGGTGGAGTATGGATTCCGGCTTCCTTCGGCGTTCGACAACCGTCCATTGAAGTTTCAGGAGTTCGAACAATTCATGCGGACCGTTCTCTATGTCTCGGCGACGCCCGGTCCGTATGAGCTTGAGCGGGCCCAGGGCCGGATCGTCGAGCAGGTGATCCGTCCGACCGGCCTGATGGATCCGGAGGTGGTCATCCGGCCGGCCAAAGGCCAGGTGGACGATCTGCTGGAGGAGATCCGAAAACGGGTCGACCGATCCGAGCGGGTTTTGGTTACGACCCTGACCAAGCGGATGGCCGAAGATCTGACCGAGTATTATCAAGAGATCGGGATCAAAGTCCGCTATCTCCACGCCGACATCGAAACAATGGAGCGGATGGAAATCATCCGCGATCTCCGGCTGGGAAAGTTCGATGTCCTGGTCGGAATCAACCTTCTTCGCGAGGGGCTCGATCTTCCGGAGGTGTCGCTGGTGGCGATTTTGGATGCCGACAAAGAGGGCTACCTTCGCTCCCACCGCTCATTGATCCAGACGGCGGGGCGGGCGGCCCGGCATGTTTCGGGAGAGGTGATCCTTTATGCCGATACGATGACGAAGTCGATGCGGATGATGATCGATGAGACGAACCGGCGTCGTCAGATCCAGGCGGCGTACAACATAGAACATGGCATCACCCCCGAATCGATCCGAAAGGTGATTCCCGAAACCCTTCGCGAGGCGGTCGAGGCGGACTATTACACGGTTCCGATCGCCGCGGAGGAGGGGGAGATGTATATCCCGGAAGAAGAGCTGCCGCGGGTTCTGCAGAGCCTGGAACGGGAGATGCGCGATGCGGCAAAACGCCTTGAATATGAGAAAGCGGCGGAGATTCGCGATCGCATCAAGCGGCTCAAGGAGGGGCAAGTCATCCGTTAA
- a CDS encoding sensor domain-containing diguanylate cyclase gives MKLHLLDHRHLNVLLGRERKQRAPDRDEPALDLMLKEILKKANQFVPSEAGSILLDDPIGKKEREELVFVACFGPGSSKLPGLRLSINTGIAGATYLSGKPYLSKNVKRDKMFYAKIDKISRFSTRSIICAPIIVENSIYGVIELINRKGKPNFTEEELKLLEIFAGYTSTLIQNVLDARKHIELAKRDGLTGLYNDRYFHTRLEREVRQVRRGQHDLILLFLDMDHFKGVNDQFGHLTGSHILQEVGDVLRKVVPARGTTVARYGGDEFVIIFSQTTLEEVVQVADRIRTAIKKFPFSTVPINEKAKAETLQGRLTCSIGLASLKKHVGNGTSNSNIRHLLIRKADAAMYVAKDQGKDRICVAPPA, from the coding sequence ATGAAGCTCCATCTTCTCGATCACCGACATTTGAACGTCCTGCTGGGACGCGAGCGAAAACAGAGAGCGCCCGATCGGGACGAGCCTGCCCTCGATCTAATGTTGAAGGAAATCCTGAAAAAAGCGAATCAATTCGTCCCGTCGGAGGCCGGCTCCATTTTGTTGGATGATCCGATCGGAAAGAAAGAACGGGAAGAGCTGGTTTTTGTCGCCTGTTTCGGGCCGGGCTCCTCGAAGCTTCCGGGCCTTCGGCTGTCGATCAACACCGGCATCGCCGGGGCGACCTATCTCTCCGGGAAGCCGTATTTAAGCAAGAACGTCAAGCGGGATAAGATGTTCTACGCCAAAATCGACAAGATCAGTCGATTCAGCACCCGTTCGATTATCTGTGCGCCGATCATCGTGGAAAATTCGATTTACGGCGTCATTGAATTAATCAATCGCAAAGGGAAGCCCAATTTTACCGAAGAAGAGTTGAAACTCCTCGAGATCTTCGCCGGGTATACATCGACATTGATTCAAAACGTATTGGACGCCCGCAAACATATCGAGCTGGCGAAGCGAGACGGATTGACGGGACTCTATAACGACCGCTATTTTCACACCCGTCTCGAGCGGGAGGTGCGGCAGGTCCGAAGGGGCCAGCATGACCTGATCCTCCTTTTTTTGGACATGGACCACTTCAAAGGGGTCAATGATCAATTCGGTCATCTGACCGGAAGCCATATTCTTCAAGAGGTCGGCGACGTTCTCCGGAAAGTCGTTCCGGCCCGGGGGACAACGGTCGCCCGTTACGGCGGCGATGAATTTGTCATCATCTTCTCTCAAACCACGCTGGAGGAAGTGGTGCAGGTGGCCGATCGGATTCGGACCGCGATCAAGAAATTCCCCTTCTCCACCGTGCCGATCAATGAAAAGGCGAAAGCCGAAACCCTTCAGGGACGGCTGACCTGCAGCATCGGGCTGGCCTCTTTGAAGAAACATGTCGGCAACGGCACTTCGAACAGCAATATCCGCCATCTTTTGATCCGTAAGGCGGATGCAGCGATGTACGTTGCAAAAGACCAGGGAAAAGACCGCATCTGCGTGGCCCCCCCCGCCTGA
- a CDS encoding DEAD/DEAH box helicase, with product MPTEFRSLPIPPSVLEGIESLGFKECTPIQEGTLPITLAGKDVAGQAQTGTGKTAAFLIAIFSRLLKTEPSPSSKLSSPRAIVIAPTRELVIQIAREATLLGQKTPFNIQAVYGGIDYQKQRSMLGEGVDLLIGTPGRLIDYYKQKVYDLRRVEVLVIDEADRMFDMGFIADLRFMMRRLPPYHKRQSMLFSATLTQRVMELAYEHMNNPIKIEVSPEQITAEKVEQVLFHVERTKKIPLLLGLLKREIWERVLIFVNTKNQGEVLANRLTEQGYPARAITGDLPQKQRMKALEQFKERKVPILVATDVASRGLHIEGVSLVVNYDLPQDREAYVHRIGRTARAGAAGKALSLADEEYVMALEEIEEYIGQKIPVEWPEDDLFVQPKSIPHSERIQRTRPAHPPSRPTKGRTSSSRPRRGR from the coding sequence ATGCCTACTGAATTTCGATCGTTGCCGATTCCTCCTTCTGTTCTTGAGGGGATTGAGTCTCTCGGTTTTAAAGAATGTACTCCGATCCAGGAGGGGACCCTTCCGATCACGCTTGCCGGTAAGGATGTCGCGGGTCAGGCCCAGACCGGGACCGGAAAGACCGCCGCCTTTCTCATCGCCATTTTTTCCCGCCTTCTCAAAACCGAGCCTTCCCCTTCCTCCAAGCTCTCTTCCCCGCGGGCGATCGTCATTGCCCCGACGCGGGAGCTGGTGATTCAAATTGCCAGAGAAGCAACCCTGCTCGGACAGAAGACCCCGTTTAACATCCAGGCCGTCTACGGCGGAATCGATTATCAGAAGCAGCGATCGATGCTGGGGGAAGGGGTCGATCTTCTCATCGGAACGCCGGGACGACTGATCGATTATTATAAGCAAAAGGTCTACGACCTTCGCCGTGTGGAGGTCCTCGTGATCGATGAGGCCGACCGGATGTTCGATATGGGATTTATCGCCGACCTTCGTTTTATGATGCGGCGTCTTCCTCCTTATCATAAGCGGCAGTCGATGCTCTTTTCCGCCACCCTCACGCAGCGTGTGATGGAGCTGGCTTATGAACATATGAATAATCCGATCAAGATCGAAGTCTCTCCCGAACAGATCACCGCAGAGAAGGTGGAACAGGTCCTGTTCCATGTGGAGCGGACAAAGAAGATCCCTCTCCTGCTCGGTTTGCTCAAGAGAGAAATTTGGGAGCGGGTGTTGATTTTTGTCAATACCAAAAACCAGGGGGAGGTGTTGGCGAACCGGCTGACCGAGCAAGGGTATCCGGCTCGGGCGATCACCGGCGACTTGCCTCAAAAACAGCGGATGAAGGCGTTGGAGCAATTCAAGGAGAGGAAGGTGCCGATCCTGGTGGCCACCGATGTCGCCTCGCGGGGGCTGCATATCGAGGGGGTCAGCCTCGTCGTGAATTACGATCTTCCCCAAGACCGGGAGGCTTATGTCCACCGGATTGGCCGGACCGCCCGCGCGGGCGCGGCGGGCAAGGCGTTGAGCCTGGCCGATGAGGAATATGTCATGGCCCTGGAGGAAATCGAGGAGTACATCGGACAGAAGATTCCGGTCGAATGGCCGGAAGACGATCTCTTCGTTCAGCCCAAATCGATCCCTCATTCCGAGCGGATACAAAGAACGCGGCCGGCCCATCCCCCTTCGCGCCCGACCAAGGGACGGACTTCCTCTTCAAGGCCGAGAAGGGGCCGGTGA
- a CDS encoding 1-acyl-sn-glycerol-3-phosphate acyltransferase, with the protein MQYGPGFFLNLWHLLGLSFWHFVFKWINRVEVFGEENIPKRGEEGVMLLYNHISAIDPFLVGATSMPFFSPVWWRAPGKEELFDIPIVRTILSSWGAFPVRRGKRDLVAMQKMAEMLSHSVVVIAPEGRRSSDGALQPGRAGVGKILYDARPRKVIPVRVRGVDQVLPVGKILPRIGKKTTIAYGPPIDLSPYYSLPDTVETSQRIVDTIMEEIAKL; encoded by the coding sequence ATGCAATACGGTCCCGGCTTCTTTTTAAATCTGTGGCACCTCCTCGGACTTTCCTTCTGGCATTTTGTCTTCAAGTGGATCAATCGCGTCGAGGTCTTCGGCGAAGAAAATATCCCAAAACGGGGAGAGGAGGGGGTGATGCTTTTGTACAACCACATCTCGGCGATCGATCCCTTTCTGGTGGGAGCCACCAGCATGCCTTTTTTCTCCCCCGTCTGGTGGCGCGCCCCGGGGAAGGAAGAGCTGTTCGACATTCCGATCGTCCGGACGATCCTTTCCTCCTGGGGGGCTTTTCCGGTCCGGCGGGGAAAACGCGATCTGGTCGCGATGCAAAAAATGGCGGAAATGCTGTCGCATTCGGTCGTGGTGATCGCGCCGGAGGGGAGACGTTCTTCCGACGGCGCGCTCCAGCCGGGGCGGGCCGGTGTCGGAAAGATCCTTTACGACGCGCGCCCGCGAAAGGTGATTCCGGTCCGGGTGCGGGGGGTCGATCAGGTTTTACCGGTCGGGAAGATCCTTCCCCGAATCGGAAAGAAGACGACCATTGCCTATGGACCTCCGATCGACCTCTCGCCTTATTATTCCCTCCCCGATACGGTCGAAACTTCCCAGCGAATTGTTGATACAATAATGGAAGAGATCGCGAAGTTATAG
- a CDS encoding DUF4321 domain-containing protein, whose amino-acid sequence MGEILLLFSPSGLLKDVFLKGYHIGITPPFTFDLHLVTFTFGFTFRINLLSLLGIILGIYTYKQA is encoded by the coding sequence ATGGGAGAGATTCTACTTCTCTTCTCTCCTTCCGGCCTTCTTAAAGATGTTTTTCTCAAAGGGTACCATATCGGCATTACCCCTCCGTTTACCTTTGATCTTCATTTGGTGACGTTTACCTTCGGCTTCACCTTCCGAATCAATCTCCTCAGTCTCCTCGGCATTATTCTGGGAATCTATACTTACAAACAGGCATAA
- the mtgA gene encoding monofunctional biosynthetic peptidoglycan transglycosylase — protein sequence MKRVRFRSFVFLCLFIIPLSVGAYLFSYWPEVERLAKTNPKTTALIEARRAKGKKEASISLAARWRPLRQISPHLQRAVIVAEDARFYQHGGFDWEAIVEAAERDWAAKSFEYGGSTISQQLVKNLYLSSEKSPIRKIKEALITSVMEAKLKKRRILEVYLNVVEWGGGIYGAEAAADHYFSKPAAELAPQEAAFLAAILPAPRYYQNRRSTPYLRKRIDSILQAMQKRYPETRMAMEKEIPKERTIENSEGPEGVETATTPQTP from the coding sequence ATGAAACGGGTAAGGTTTCGATCGTTTGTTTTTCTTTGTCTCTTCATTATCCCCCTCTCCGTAGGAGCCTATCTTTTCTCCTACTGGCCGGAGGTGGAGCGGCTGGCCAAAACCAATCCGAAAACGACGGCCCTGATCGAAGCGCGGAGGGCGAAGGGAAAAAAAGAGGCGTCGATCTCGCTCGCCGCGCGCTGGCGGCCCCTTCGCCAGATCTCGCCCCACCTTCAGCGCGCCGTCATCGTTGCGGAGGATGCGCGTTTTTACCAGCATGGGGGATTTGATTGGGAGGCGATCGTGGAGGCGGCCGAGCGGGATTGGGCGGCGAAATCGTTCGAATACGGCGGGAGCACGATCAGCCAGCAGCTGGTCAAGAACCTCTATCTCTCTTCGGAGAAGAGCCCGATTCGAAAGATCAAGGAAGCGTTGATCACGTCGGTGATGGAGGCGAAGTTGAAAAAGCGGCGCATTCTGGAGGTTTACCTCAATGTGGTGGAGTGGGGAGGGGGGATTTATGGCGCGGAGGCGGCCGCCGACCATTATTTTTCCAAGCCTGCGGCGGAGTTGGCCCCTCAAGAGGCGGCTTTTCTGGCGGCGATTCTTCCCGCCCCCCGTTATTACCAGAATCGCCGGTCGACCCCTTATCTGCGAAAGCGGATCGATTCCATTCTTCAGGCAATGCAAAAACGCTATCCGGAGACCCGGATGGCGATGGAAAAGGAAATTCCAAAAGAAAGGACGATAGAAAACTCAGAGGGACCGGAAGGGGTGGAGACGGCGACTACCCCTCAAACTCCTTAG
- a CDS encoding diguanylate cyclase, with the protein MQRTLDLNRHKWEEIQHSLSSLTGLSLFIYDPSKHRPCTAITREHLLCHLVHQTERETLCQNAFAQQVDLAIQTQQISFSKCQANLNYFVIPIRLSNEMSYAMIGGKVYQHPDEYAHFKQNASEWGISSEKLPVDVDLSCPGAQEGFQQVASYLQVVATALLENIYRRGQYQGKAAHLTTLLNVGNQFKSVSNISILHSTLLNTLGILFNLKSACIFHQTKKQGAYRGVAVFGEKKERFNQLEASLDILFQKRSGGDPFVFNDVTFDLLKSKLPQDVTSCYLFPLYQGRNATSTLAIFDTILTSEETAMISSFCSQAGSAVENIELQNQLAEQRKIMIALSNLTLMIDSPLYLHHLHHNILEQTLQLLQAEQGSLMVLDEFKNELSVKAMKGINRPVYEMFNSKPGEGIAGSVYETGVPLLVQDLNHDPRVQQGAKPRYRTPSFVSVPLKLRNRTLGVINLADKITGEVFSEEDLQLLQAIGSYISIAIERSELYEKTEELKRISITDALTGLLNRRYFQERLTEEIERSRRHRIPVSLIIVDIDNFKGFNDTFGHLGGDEILVLLGQALRNYIRAIDVAARYGGEEFTIILPQTNKEDARIIAERLCREIERNETLQKKYSDLARLTVSVGLATFPDDAETFEELIRNADRALYQAKLQGKNRVITFDNGLFS; encoded by the coding sequence ATGCAACGAACCCTAGATTTAAACAGGCACAAGTGGGAAGAGATACAGCATTCTCTATCGTCTTTAACCGGCTTATCCCTTTTTATCTACGATCCCTCTAAACACCGGCCCTGTACAGCGATCACGCGTGAGCATCTCCTTTGTCACCTGGTTCATCAGACCGAGCGGGAGACCCTTTGCCAGAATGCGTTTGCGCAACAGGTTGATCTTGCGATTCAGACGCAGCAGATCTCTTTTTCCAAATGCCAGGCCAATCTGAACTATTTTGTCATTCCGATCCGGCTCTCGAACGAGATGAGTTATGCCATGATCGGCGGGAAAGTGTATCAACATCCCGATGAATATGCCCATTTCAAACAAAATGCATCCGAGTGGGGCATTTCATCCGAGAAGCTGCCGGTCGACGTCGATCTCTCCTGCCCCGGCGCGCAAGAAGGGTTTCAACAGGTCGCCTCCTATCTCCAAGTCGTCGCCACCGCCCTGTTGGAGAACATCTACCGTCGCGGTCAATACCAGGGAAAGGCGGCCCACCTGACGACCCTTCTCAATGTGGGAAATCAGTTCAAAAGCGTCAGCAATATTTCAATCCTTCACAGCACGCTACTGAATACGCTCGGCATTCTCTTCAACTTGAAAAGCGCCTGCATCTTCCATCAAACAAAAAAACAAGGAGCTTACCGCGGCGTCGCCGTTTTCGGGGAGAAGAAGGAGCGGTTTAACCAATTGGAGGCGTCCCTGGACATTCTCTTTCAGAAAAGAAGCGGGGGCGATCCGTTCGTCTTCAACGACGTGACATTTGACCTGCTGAAGTCGAAACTTCCGCAAGACGTGACCTCCTGCTATCTCTTCCCCCTTTACCAAGGCCGGAACGCAACATCAACCCTGGCGATATTCGACACCATCCTCACGTCGGAAGAGACCGCGATGATCTCTTCGTTCTGCAGCCAGGCGGGGTCTGCCGTTGAAAATATCGAGCTTCAAAATCAATTGGCGGAACAACGGAAAATCATGATTGCCCTCTCGAACCTCACCCTCATGATCGATTCGCCCCTTTACCTTCATCACCTTCATCATAATATCTTGGAGCAGACCCTTCAGCTCCTGCAGGCGGAGCAAGGATCGTTGATGGTCCTGGACGAGTTCAAAAATGAGCTCTCCGTGAAAGCGATGAAGGGGATCAATCGGCCCGTTTATGAAATGTTCAACTCGAAGCCGGGGGAAGGCATTGCGGGATCGGTCTATGAAACCGGCGTCCCGCTTCTGGTTCAAGATCTCAACCACGATCCTCGCGTACAACAGGGGGCCAAGCCGCGATATCGCACCCCTTCCTTCGTCAGTGTTCCGCTCAAATTGAGAAACCGAACCCTCGGCGTCATCAATCTGGCGGATAAAATTACCGGAGAGGTCTTCTCGGAGGAAGATCTCCAATTGTTGCAGGCGATCGGCAGCTACATCTCGATTGCCATCGAGCGGTCCGAATTGTACGAGAAAACGGAAGAGCTGAAACGGATCTCGATCACCGACGCCCTGACCGGCCTTCTGAACCGCCGCTACTTTCAAGAACGCTTGACGGAGGAGATCGAGCGATCCCGGCGCCACCGGATCCCCGTCTCCCTCATTATCGTCGATATCGATAATTTCAAAGGCTTCAACGATACCTTTGGTCATTTGGGAGGCGACGAGATTCTGGTTTTGCTCGGACAGGCCCTTCGAAACTACATCCGGGCAATCGACGTCGCCGCGCGCTACGGCGGGGAGGAATTCACCATCATCCTTCCCCAGACGAATAAGGAAGATGCGCGAATCATTGCAGAGAGGTTGTGCAGGGAAATCGAGCGGAACGAAACGCTACAAAAAAAATACTCCGATTTGGCCCGACTGACCGTCAGCGTCGGTCTTGCCACTTTCCCGGATGATGCCGAAACGTTCGAAGAGCTGATCCGAAATGCCGACCGCGCCCTCTACCAGGCGAAACTGCAGGGAAAGAACAGGGTCATTACATTTGATAATGGACTCTTCTCTTAA